From the genome of Leishmania infantum JPCM5 genome chromosome 4:
CATCTGGGCAAACCTGTGCTCACTcaacgcgctgcgccgtcgtcgtgggCAGAACGTGCTGCAACTGCGTGTCGTGGCATCAAGTGCCACAATGCCAAACACGTCCTCGGCACACGACGCgagtctgctgctgctgtcgtaCCTCATCGctgacgtcgtcgtcgacgccgttgcgCTGGACCGGCAGCCGGTACTGCAGTACCTCTACGGTCTTCACCAGATCGGCGTGGCCATGTGCCCCATCGCCCGTAGCAGTCTCGGCACCACAAGCCTGGACGAGCACCCTGTGGCACGACTGCTGTGGCGCGGCTTGTGCGTCTCGCTCTGCACCCTCAACCCTCTATACTACCACTCCTCACAGGAACCACTGTTGGAGGAGTAcacaacggcggcgaagatGCACCGCCTCTCGCCGACCGACATCAGCGAGATGGCGCTGTACTCCGTGTGCATGTCCTCGTTCGAAGACGAGGTGAAGGCGTCCTGGGTCGGCGCAGGCCTCCTGCGCGACGGCTGGCGGGCAAACGCGGTCGAGCTGACCAGCGTACCGACGGCGCGGTTGCAGCTGCGCTACGAGTCATGGACGGCGGAGCGtaagctgctgctcccgccGTCCGGCTCCCCGGCAGGCTTCCCTACAGGGGCCGCAGGGTCCGTCGCCGAGATCGGGTCGCCGTTGGACGACACGCAGAGCATGGTCCGCCGCGACATggccacagcagcgaggcgcttcACCACTACACCGTCGCCGCATCGGAACGCATCCAACGCCTTAGCCCCGGATGGGCAAGCGGGCATGGGCTTGACGGGcggggcagctgctgcacttCAGTCGCAGGCGCCGTACGCCGTGCTGGACCCCGCCGTCGACTTCCCGCGCGCCACCCTCATTGGCCCCTTCGACCGCGACATCCAAAATGCCCACCTCGTCCAGGCGCTGCATCGTGCCCTGGACCTTCGCCACCAGTactgctcgctgccgctaccACCCGAGCCTTCCtccagcgctggcgccgccgctagCGACTCTGTGAGCAACAGTGACGTCAAGGCCGGctggctggcggcgctgactcACGACCCgcacgcggtgctgccgcacccaACACAGTCGATGAGCTGGGCCTTCAAGGGCAccgtgccgtcgtcgtcgccgcatAAAAAGACGAGCGGAGGACatgccgctggcgccaccggcgcgtCCTCGATGGTGCACGGCGCCAGCTCGTACCTGCAGTTTGACGAGGATGAGTGGAAGTACAAGACGGTTGAGGGCATCATTGTGCCGCATGAGGTGCACCAGATTCCGCGTCTGCCGCAGGACATGTACCACTACACGGAGTTCTGCAATCACGTCGAGGAGATACGTTGTCTTATCGACAACATCCGCGTCCGAGACTTTGCACTGcgacggctgcagctgctaGAGCACCGCTTCAAACTACACGCGGCGGTGAATCATAGCCGCGAGCTcggcagcacagcggcgcgtgcgtcgcACAACCGCGACTTTTATCAGTCGACCAAGGTGGACAACAACATTCGCATGGAGACGGGTATGACAGCGCGCCAGCTTCTCGCCTTCATCGTGGATAAGGCGACGCACAACGGCGACGATATTGTGTCGCACCCCAAAGGCAAGGAGCCGCagacgctgcgccagctgcttgCGGACCTGCACATCACGGCAGACACGCTGACGGTGGACGACTTGAACGTGCAGGCCGGTGCAACATcgagcaacggcggcgcgccgcagaATCCGTTTGCGTcggaggggcagcagcaggacgagctgctgacgctgctgttGAAGACAGACAACCAGATGAATGGCCGCTACTTCGCGGAGCTGACGAAGCGCACCTTCGAGGAGCTGTCGCGCGATCAGCACACCTTCTCGGAGAGCCGCCTATCCGTCTACGGCGCCAGTGCCGAGGAAtgggcgctgctgtcgcactGGTTCGACACCCACGGCATGTCCTCCTCGCACAACCAGTGGGTGGTGCAGGTGCCGCGCATCTACAGCTCCCTCCGCAAGGCGGGCCGCGTCGCCAGCTTTGCCGAATACCTCGAGCACGTCTTCGAGCCCCTGTGGCGCATCTCGCTGCACCCGAACAGCGACCCTCGTCTTTTCCACTTCATCAACCACATTGCCGCCTTCGACTGCGTCGAAGATGAGCGGCGGCCGGACGTGCCCCTGCACCTGGCGATGCGCTCCCCGCACGAGTGGACAACGGAAGACGAGCCACCGTACAACTACTACCTCTACCACCTGTACGCCAATCTGCGCTCGCTGAACCGcttccggcagcggcgccgcttctctGTCTTCTCCTTCCGCCCCAGCTGCGGCGAGGCCGGCAGTGTCGACCACCTCATTGGCGGTTTTCTGCTGGCGCAGGGCGTCAACTACGgcgtgcgcctcgccgacagcgcgccgctgcagtaCCTCTTTTACCTGGCGCAGATTGGTGTGACGCTGAGCCCGCTCAGCAACAACACGAAGCTGCAGTTGAACTACCTGCACAACCCCTTCCCGCAGTTCTTCAGGCGTGGGCTGCGCGTCTCGCTCGGCACGGATAGCCCGCTGCTCTACCACCACACGCAGGAACCGCTGCTCGAGGAGTACTCTATCGCCTCCAAGATATGGAAGCTGAGCCCGAACGACCTCTCCGAGGTGGCGCGCAAcagcgtgctgctgtcgaaCTTCAGTTTAAAGTtcaaggaggagaagctcgGTGCCATGCACTTCCTTTCCAGTAGTGCCGGCAACGACGTTGCCAAGACGCACCTGTCCGACGTACGCGTCGCGTACCGTTTCGAAGCATATCACACGGAGGTGGGCTTCCTTGAGTACATCTCCGGCCTGCATTTTCACCGCGCGTTGCTGACGCTCGAAATGGAGGCGCAGTGCATGCAACTGTACGGCGTCAACGCgaacgacagcagcggcagtacCGGTGGTGGCGTTGTCGTCCTCATCGACAAAACCCCGAAGGAGGCAGACCTTGTGAAGCTGGAGGCACAGCGCACGTgcatgcagcggcagctgcgggagCTGACCAGTGCCGTCAGCGAGCTCCACAGGCAAAACCGGCTCCTCACAACGAAGCTCGCAGAGGAAAAGGAGCGTGAtcagctggcggcgcagctgcgccgccggcgggTCGATGCCAAGTTACGTGAGCTGCAAAACCTCGTGACGCAGAAAGAAGTGCGCCCGCACACAAGGGCAGCATCagagcaccagcagccgcgggATACGCCGGACGACGATAAAGGCGATGTGGACGCCGACAAGAGCGGCGTTCCATCCGTCCCTCATCAGCTGACGCCGTGTGCGGCTTCGGtggtgtcgccgtcgccgctctcctctATGTCGCTGCGGGCAGGttcggcggctgcgagcgTGCCACCAGCTGCAGTGGCGTCAGTCGCTACGCCTAGCGCGCTTCCACCACCGTCTCCGCCAACTCTTCACGCACCGGCCGACAGCGCCAGCAGTacgctgcgcaagcagcagcagcagggcgacgccgtggcgcagACACGTCGACTGCTGGCGCACACGGAGTCTCTATGGCGCACCTCCTTCGTGCAGGCCGACGGGCTGCACGGGGCGGATGGCGGCAGGGGCAAGCAACCGCTCCCGCAGCTGCCTCCGTTGGAAgccaccatcacctcctcttcctcgcagccGTCGGCGTCACCTTCGTCACTGCGCAAGCGATGGTCACCATCGCCACTCGTCGATGATTAACGGtagagagaaacagaggcGGGGGCGATGTGGGAGA
Proteins encoded in this window:
- a CDS encoding putative AMP deaminase codes for the protein MWGGLVGARGGTAAAGSNTNASAVTNVYTLQLPGDDGGVEMAAAKPLLLGALRMRETYKGVDKGHCEVGIGGTGSGASNSLTSAATLAADASRATHSMQGVPHPPQPASQSQHLQTQQQQQQQQQVPSPPLMTGPTTLQQVDGVFHWSDEKTPIASWAQFRADVLALAACVQDPSCVAASKYRLEVLEEKYHLHRLYNADVEENSDHYRRGGGLFANACRVDTCVGAATAMNAQVLVEYIQRTVDERGDDIVGVSDSTPLGRGLATAGASGGSSGVVGASGGEQLTLARVCELLDFPEPYLLTVEGLGLQPSVNRALPYYDALDPSMNGGGRNSAALLRLFLSLDQRPQWGAYLAGVVLPCLRRNELRTGGVQATEMTLEITGALAQEWENTAAWVRTHELDSFCSNQFQLAFPVTKWCSRGGSVGSGAFSFFDMHVGRAYSGEACDDRSITANNMHGVGRGPSDSVANGNAASAAALPPGASSDEAVNYDNYQQLLDHIFLPLFMATLAPEDPKYVDLATLLQHTGAILLTGNENADVMGSTAAGGGEHGCANGTRADGGAAAGKAAALHVDAMSTDWRRRPADTPYTEPVSLTYLCYYIWANLCSLNALRRRRGQNVLQLRVVASSATMPNTSSAHDASLLLLSYLIADVVVDAVALDRQPVLQYLYGLHQIGVAMCPIARSSLGTTSLDEHPVARLLWRGLCVSLCTLNPLYYHSSQEPLLEEYTTAAKMHRLSPTDISEMALYSVCMSSFEDEVKASWVGAGLLRDGWRANAVELTSVPTARLQLRYESWTAERKLLLPPSGSPAGFPTGAAGSVAEIGSPLDDTQSMVRRDMATAARRFTTTPSPHRNASNALAPDGQAGMGLTGGAAAALQSQAPYAVLDPAVDFPRATLIGPFDRDIQNAHLVQALHRALDLRHQYCSLPLPPEPSSSAGAAASDSVSNSDVKAGWLAALTHDPHAVLPHPTQSMSWAFKGTVPSSSPHKKTSGGHAAGATGASSMVHGASSYLQFDEDEWKYKTVEGIIVPHEVHQIPRLPQDMYHYTEFCNHVEEIRCLIDNIRVRDFALRRLQLLEHRFKLHAAVNHSRELGSTAARASHNRDFYQSTKVDNNIRMETGMTARQLLAFIVDKATHNGDDIVSHPKGKEPQTLRQLLADLHITADTLTVDDLNVQAGATSSNGGAPQNPFASEGQQQDELLTLLLKTDNQMNGRYFAELTKRTFEELSRDQHTFSESRLSVYGASAEEWALLSHWFDTHGMSSSHNQWVVQVPRIYSSLRKAGRVASFAEYLEHVFEPLWRISLHPNSDPRLFHFINHIAAFDCVEDERRPDVPLHLAMRSPHEWTTEDEPPYNYYLYHLYANLRSLNRFRQRRRFSVFSFRPSCGEAGSVDHLIGGFLLAQGVNYGVRLADSAPLQYLFYLAQIGVTLSPLSNNTKLQLNYLHNPFPQFFRRGLRVSLGTDSPLLYHHTQEPLLEEYSIASKIWKLSPNDLSEVARNSVLLSNFSLKFKEEKLGAMHFLSSSAGNDVAKTHLSDVRVAYRFEAYHTEVGFLEYISGLHFHRALLTLEMEAQCMQLYGVNANDSSGSTGGGVVVLIDKTPKEADLVKLEAQRTCMQRQLRELTSAVSELHRQNRLLTTKLAEEKERDQLAAQLRRRRVDAKLRELQNLVTQKEVRPHTRAASEHQQPRDTPDDDKGDVDADKSGVPSVPHQLTPCAASVVSPSPLSSMSLRAGSAAASVPPAAVASVATPSALPPPSPPTLHAPADSASSTLRKQQQQGDAVAQTRRLLAHTESLWRTSFVQADGLHGADGGRGKQPLPQLPPLEATITSSSSQPSASPSSLRKRWSPSPLVDD